The genomic interval CGCTGGTGCTTGACCGCCATGTAACCGCGCTCCTCCTCGGCGAACTCATCCTCCTGCAGTTCCGAGTAGGCGGCCATCTGCCGGTCCTTGTATCCCCGCGCAAGCTTCCACATGGAAAGGTTGAGGGCGTGGAATCCGGCCAGGGTGACGAACTGGAACTTGTAACCCATGGCGCCGAGCTCGTTCTGGAATTTTGCGATGGTGTCCAGGTCCAGTTTGGCGCGCCAGTTGAAGGAGGGCGAGCAGTTGTACGCCAGCAGGACATCCGGATGCTCCGAGAGCACCCCCTCGGCGAAGCGCCTGGCCTGCCCCAGGTCGGGCGTGCTGGTTTCGCACCAAATCACATCGGCAAAGGGGGCGTAGGCCCGGCCCCGCGCGATGGCCGTCTCGATGCCGGGACGGATGCCGAAGAAGCCCTCCTCCGTGCGCAGTCCGGTCAGGAACGGCCTGTCGCGCTCGTCCACGTCGCTGGTGAGCAGCGAGGCCGCGTCGGCGTCGGTCCGCGCCACGAGCACCGTGGGGACATTGGACACGTCGGCCGCAAGCCGGGCCGCGATGAGCTTGGTGATGAACTCGCGTGTGGGCACGAGCACCTTGCCGCCGAGGTGGCCGCACTTTTTCGCGGAGGCGAGCTGGTCCTCGAAATGGACCCCCGCCGCGCCCGCCTCAATCATGCCGAGCATCAGCTCATAGGCGTTGAGCGCGCCGCCGAAGCCCGCCTCGGCGTCCGCGACGATGGGCGTCCAGGGGTCAAAAGTCCTTCTGCCGCCAATCGTCTGGACCTGGTCCGCGCGCATCAGGGCGCGGTTGATGCGCCGCACGACGGCCGGCACGCTGTTCGCCGGGTAGAGGCTCTGGTCGGGATACATCGAGTCGCCCAGGTTTGCGTCCGCCGCCACCTGCCATCCGCTGAGATAGATGGCCTTCAGCCCCGCCATGGCCATCTGGACCGCCTGGTTGCCCGTGAGGGCGCCCAGGGCGTTCACATAGGGTTCGCTGTTCAGCAGATTCCACAACTTCCGCGACATCTCATCGGCGACGGTGTACTGGACGCGCATGCTCCCGCGCAGGGTCAGCACCTTTTCCGCCGTGTAGGGGCGTTTGATGCGCGACCAGCGGGGGTCTGAAACCCACTGTTCCTCCAGGGCCTTCGCCTCATTCGGACAGACCAGCAGGGACGGGTCGCACTGCTCGTCAAAGCCGCAGAGTCCGCAGTGCTCGCCCATGTTCTTCTCGTTGCAGCCCAATTGCCTGCGCTTTGCGCTCATCTCTCCGCTCCTTGTGTTTGCTCAGTTCAGCCGCTCGTAGGCGTCCAGGGTTAAAAACTCCGCCGGCTCGTCGGCGGCCACCAGTGTGTCAAACATTTCCACAGCATCGGCAAAGTTTCCGCCCTCAAAACGCGCCGCGCCGAGTTCCCCGGCCAGTTTGTCCATCTCCTCCCGCGAAAACGCGCGGACCAGTTCCAGCGTGATGCGGCGCCCGTCCTCCAGTTTCGCGTCGGGATGATGGACCCACTGCCAGACCTGGGTCCGTGAAATCTCCGCCGTGGCCGCGTCCTCCATCAGGTTATAGAGGGGAACGCAGCCCGTGCCGCCAAGCCAGGCCTCGATGTACTGGATGCCCACGCTGATGTTCTGGCGCAGGCCCGCCTCCGAAATGGTGCCCTGGGGCGGCTCAATCAGGTCCGCGGCCGTGCAGTGCACGTCGGGAATCTTCTCCATCTGGTTCGGACGGTCACCGAGCACTTGGTCGAACTCCTCCATGGCGATGGAAACCAGTCCCGGATGGGCCACCCAGGTGCCGTCGTGCCCGTCGCGCGCCTCGCGCTCCTTGTCTTTGCGCACCTTCTCCAGCGCCGCCGCGTTTGCGGCCTCGTCATTCTTAATGGGAATCTGCGCGGCCATGCCGCCCATGGCATGGGCGCCGCGCCGGTGGCACGCCCGGATGCACGAAAGCGAGTAGGCCCGCATGAACGGAACGGTCATGGTGACCTGGCCCCGCTCCGGCAGAAGGAACCGGGGATGCCGGCCCAGCTTCTTGATGTAGCTGAAGATGTAGTCCCAGCGGCCGCAGTTCAACCCCGCGCTATGGCGGCGCAGCTCGTAAAGAATCTCCTCCATCTGGAAGGAAGCCAGAATGGTCTCGATCAGCACGGTCGCCTTGACGGTGCCCTGCGGGATTCCCAGCAGGTCCTGTGCCTTGACGAAGACCTCGTTCCAAAGCCGCGCCTCCAGATAATGCTCAAGCTTCGGCAGGTAAAGATAGGTGCCCGAGCCCTGCGAGAGCCGGAAGGCGGCGTTGTGGAAGAAATAGAGGGCAAAGTCAAAAATTGCGCCCGACACCGGCACCCCGTCCACGGTCACATGGCGCTCATTCAGGTGCCAGCCGCGGGGCCGGACTATGAGGGTGGCCGTCTTGTCTTTGAGGGCGTAGGTCTTCCCTCCCGGCGCTGCAAAGTCAATCTGCCGCCGCACCGCATCATAAAGGTTAACCTGTCCGTCCAGCGTGGCACCCCATGCCGGGGCGTGGGAATCCTCAAAATCCGCCA from Candidatus Hydrogenedentota bacterium carries:
- the aceB gene encoding malate synthase A, which produces MTSTHNHPAGLEITAPIHPGHERILTPEAMEFIAALHREFNPRRLELLEARKKRQAALNAGELPDFPAETSAVREGDWKVDPVPVDFQDRRVEITGPVDRKMVVNALNSGAKAYMADFEDSHAPAWGATLDGQVNLYDAVRRQIDFAAPGGKTYALKDKTATLIVRPRGWHLNERHVTVDGVPVSGAIFDFALYFFHNAAFRLSQGSGTYLYLPKLEHYLEARLWNEVFVKAQDLLGIPQGTVKATVLIETILASFQMEEILYELRRHSAGLNCGRWDYIFSYIKKLGRHPRFLLPERGQVTMTVPFMRAYSLSCIRACHRRGAHAMGGMAAQIPIKNDEAANAAALEKVRKDKEREARDGHDGTWVAHPGLVSIAMEEFDQVLGDRPNQMEKIPDVHCTAADLIEPPQGTISEAGLRQNISVGIQYIEAWLGGTGCVPLYNLMEDAATAEISRTQVWQWVHHPDAKLEDGRRITLELVRAFSREEMDKLAGELGAARFEGGNFADAVEMFDTLVAADEPAEFLTLDAYERLN
- the aceA gene encoding isocitrate lyase — protein: MGEHCGLCGFDEQCDPSLLVCPNEAKALEEQWVSDPRWSRIKRPYTAEKVLTLRGSMRVQYTVADEMSRKLWNLLNSEPYVNALGALTGNQAVQMAMAGLKAIYLSGWQVAADANLGDSMYPDQSLYPANSVPAVVRRINRALMRADQVQTIGGRRTFDPWTPIVADAEAGFGGALNAYELMLGMIEAGAAGVHFEDQLASAKKCGHLGGKVLVPTREFITKLIAARLAADVSNVPTVLVARTDADAASLLTSDVDERDRPFLTGLRTEEGFFGIRPGIETAIARGRAYAPFADVIWCETSTPDLGQARRFAEGVLSEHPDVLLAYNCSPSFNWRAKLDLDTIAKFQNELGAMGYKFQFVTLAGFHALNLSMWKLARGYKDRQMAAYSELQEDEFAEEERGYMAVKHQRFVGTGFFDEITNITSQGTSALGALAGSTEEAQFAH